A segment of the Prochlorococcus sp. RS04 genome:
GGAGGATTCCGCATAAGATTGAGTGATAACGAAATGAAAGCTGTTAAATCAATACAAGAGACCTTTCAATTAAGATCTACCGTTGCAGTTCTGGGTTTCTCTGTTAGAACACTTAGCGAAATGATCAAAGACGAAAAATTGATTGAATCAATCAAAGAATATGCAAAAAATAATAAAAACTCTTCTCCGAGTAGAGAATCACAAAATTCTTATGAAGAAAAGACAAAAACAGCACCTGACCCTTTTGCAAGACCTGTAAAAAGTACATCAACTGAAGAGATCCAATCTAGCGAAGTAGAAGAGGATGGCAAATAAAAAAAGAATTCTTTCGGGAGTTCAACCAACTGGTGATTTACATATTGGGAATTGGCTTGGGGCCATAAATAATTGGGTTACGCTTCAAGAGCAATATGAAACATTTCTATGTGTAGTTGATTTGCACGCAATAACAGCCTCATATAATCCCAAAGAATTATCTAAAAACACTATCTCTACAGCGGCTTTGTACGTCGCTTGTGGGATAGATCCTAATATATGCTCAATTTTTGTCCAAAGTCAGATTTCAGCACATTCAGAACTTTGTTGGATATTAAATTGCATGACCCCAATAAATTGGATGGAGAGAATGATTCAATTTAAAGAAAAATCCATACAACAAGGTAATAATGTATCTATTGGATTATTTGACTATCCAATACTTATGGCTGCAGACATCCTTCTTTATGATGCTGACTTCGTCCCAGTAGGTGAGGATCAAAAACAACATCTTGAACTTGCGAGAGATATTGCACAACAGAGAATCAATGCCAGATTTAGTAAGGATAAAAATATTTTAAAGATCCCTCAACCAATCATCATGAAGAATGGTTCAAAAATAATGAGTTTAATTGATGGTTCAAAAAAGATGAGCAAAAGTGATCCTAATGAGGGCAGTCGCATTAACTTATTAGATCCCCCTGAAACAATCACAAAAAAAATTAAAAGAGCAAAAAGTGACAGTTCTATTGGAATTGAATTTAACAACCCTGAGAGACCAGAATCAAAAAATCTTTTGATGATTTATTCAATATTATCTGGCAAAGAAATTTCTCAATGTGAGAATGAATTCTTAGAGACTGGATGGGGGACGTTTAAAAAATTAATTACCGAACAACTTATTGAATCACTAGAACCTATTCAGAAAAAATATAAATTATTAATTAATGATCCCTATCAACTAAATAAAATCCTTAATGAAGGGAAGGAAAAAGCTGAAGATTTAGCAAATCAGACTTTAAAAAGAGTTAAATCAAAATTGGGATTTTTTGAAATGGAGAAATAAATTATGCCAATAATTACCCTGCCTGATGGTTCAAAAAAGGTTTTCGAAAAATCTGTAACTATTCTAGAAATTGC
Coding sequences within it:
- the trpS gene encoding tryptophan--tRNA ligase — protein: MANKKRILSGVQPTGDLHIGNWLGAINNWVTLQEQYETFLCVVDLHAITASYNPKELSKNTISTAALYVACGIDPNICSIFVQSQISAHSELCWILNCMTPINWMERMIQFKEKSIQQGNNVSIGLFDYPILMAADILLYDADFVPVGEDQKQHLELARDIAQQRINARFSKDKNILKIPQPIIMKNGSKIMSLIDGSKKMSKSDPNEGSRINLLDPPETITKKIKRAKSDSSIGIEFNNPERPESKNLLMIYSILSGKEISQCENEFLETGWGTFKKLITEQLIESLEPIQKKYKLLINDPYQLNKILNEGKEKAEDLANQTLKRVKSKLGFFEMEK